A genomic region of Mustela erminea isolate mMusErm1 chromosome 12, mMusErm1.Pri, whole genome shotgun sequence contains the following coding sequences:
- the RAB14 gene encoding ras-related protein Rab-14 has product MATAPYNYSYIFKYIIIGDMGVGKSCLLHQFTEKKFMADCPHTIGVEFGTRIIEVSGQKIKLQIWDTAGQERFRAVTRSYYRGAAGALMVYDITRRSTYNHLSSWLTDARNLTNPNTVIILIGNKADLEAQRDVTYEEAKQFAEENGLLFLEASAKTGENVEDAFLEAAKKIYQNIQDGSLDLNAAESGVQHKPSAPQGGRLTSEPQPQREGCGC; this is encoded by the exons ATGGCAACTGCACCATACAACTACTCttacatctttaaatatattattattg gaGATATGGGAGTAGGAAAATCTTGCTTACTTCatcaatttacagaaaaaaaat TTATGGCTGATTGTCCTCACACAATTGGTGTTGAATTTGGTACAAGAATAATTGAAGTTAGTGGCCAAAAAATCAAACTGCAGATTTGGGATACAGCAGGACAGGAGAGGTTTAGGGCTGTTACACGAAGCTACTACAGAGGAGCTGCGGGAGCACTTATGGTGTATGATATTACTAG AAGAAGTACATATAATCACTTAAGCAGCTGGTTGACAGATGCAAGGAATCTCACCAATCCAAATACT GTAATAATTCTCATAGGAAATAAAGCAGATTTGGAGGCACAAAGAGATGTTACATATGAAGAAGCCAAACAGTTTGCTGAAGAAAATG gtttaTTGTTCCTTGAAGCAAGTGCAAAAAC GGGAGAGAATGTAGAAGATGCTTTCCTTGAGGCTGCCAAGAAAATCTATCAGAACATTCAGGATGGAAGCCTGGATCTGAATGCTGCCGAGTCTGGTGTACAGCACAAACCTTCAGCCCCACAGGGAGGCCGGCTAACCAGTGAACCCCAACCCCAGAGAGAAGGCTGTGGCTGCTAG